Sequence from the Oncorhynchus kisutch isolate 150728-3 linkage group LG12, Okis_V2, whole genome shotgun sequence genome:
ttgagtgtgtggacaggagtCTTTTCTagaggtaacgagttcaaacaggtgcagttaatacaggtaatgagtggagaacaggacgGCTTCATAAAggaaaactaacaggtctgtgagagccggaaatcttactggttggtaggggatcaaatacttgtcatgcaataaaatgctaattaattacttaaaaatcatacaatgtgattttctggattttggttttagattccgtctctcacagttgaagtgtacctatgatacaaattacagacctctacatgctttgtaagtagaaacactgccgattttgcaggttaatCAAATACTTGTTGGGACATTGAGAGTTCAGCATTATGTTGCATTAACATGACACTGCAACGTTCtgtagcagccatgttagaaccccattaacaggacactacaacattctgtagcagccatgttagaaccccattaacatgatgctacaacattctataacagccatgttagaaccccattaacatgacactacaacattctgtagcagccatgttagaaccccattaacaggacactacaacattctgtagcagccatgttagaaccccattaacatgacactacaacattctatagcagccatgttagaaccccattaacatgacactacaacattctatagcagccatgttagaaccccattaacatgacactacaacattctatagcagccatgttagaaccccattaacatgatgctacaacattctatagcagccatgttagaaccccattaacaggacactacaacattctgtagcagccatgttagaaccccattaacaggacactacaacattctgtagcagccatgttagaaccccattaacaggacactacaacattctgtagcagccatgttagaaccccattaacatgatgctacaacattctatagcagccatgttagaaccccattaacaggacactacaacattctgtagcagccatgttagaaccccattaacaggacactacaacattctgtagcagccatgttagaaccccattaacaggacactacaacattctgtagcagccatgttagaaccccattaacatgacactacaacattctatagcagccatgttagaaccccattaacatgacactacaacattctatagcagccatgttagaaccccattaacatgacactacaacattctatagcagccatgttagaaccccattaacatgatgCTACAACATTCtgtagcagccatgttagaaccccattaacaggacactacaacattctgtagcagccatgttagaaccccattaacatgacactacaacattctatagcagccatgttagaaccccattaacatgatgctacaacattctatagcagccatgttagaaccccattaacactGAATGGGGAATAGAATGTCCAGAACGAGCATTATTTTAACAATGTAACAATGTCTGGAATTAGAACAATATAAAAGTTGTCTAAACTCTACGTGAATGTCTCTGGCCTCCACCCATTTCATTTCTGAGAAGTCAGAAGGGTAAGCAATTCTTCAACCCTGTTGGCCGGTTTGTCATCAAACGGCTCACAGAACTGCCCTCTATCATAACACagatctgtcccaaatggcattatgttccctacatagtgcactacttttgaccagagtcctatggcccATTGTCAAAAGGAGTGTAttatgtagggtatagggtgtcaCACCCTATGTTTTCCTGTGAGGGCAAACCAGTTGTATGACATGACAGGAGTTATATATGCCTCCCCCCCGTCAGTCATTTTGACACCAGACACGCACCTGGGGTGTGTTCAATTAGCTTTGTTTGCTACGTTTTGTGGTTTTGAGTTACATTTGCTCCTATTTGGTGGGGTGTGGCCATTTGAAATCACAAAACTcaggcaggacacacacacacaccataaggTAATCACCCTCTGGGCCAACAGAGTTTAACAGTTCCGTTTCCATTGAATTCGTTTGCACACCGTTTTGTCGTACTGAACGCAGCCCTGGATACCTGCTGCCATTACAAACCAGAAAAACACTAAATCATCtaggtggatggatggtctgtcagcactcagtaaacacagtcctctaggtggatggatggatggtctgtcagcactcagtaaacacagtcctctaggtggatggatggtctgtCAGCACTCAGTAAACACAGTCCTCTAGGTGGATGGATGGGCTGTCAGCACTCAGTCAACACAGTCCTCtaggtggatggatggtctgtCAGCACTCAGTAAACTCAGTCctctaggtggatggatggatggtctgtcagcactcagtaaacacagtcctctaggtggatggatggatggtctgtCAGCACTCAGTAAACACAGTCCACTAGGTGGATGGTCTGTCAGCACTCAGTCCTCtaggtggatggatggtctgtCAGCACTCAGTAAACACCGTCCTCtaggtggatggatggtctgtcagcactcagtaaacacagtcctccaggtggatggatggtctgtCAGCACTCAGTCCTCtaggtggatggatggtctgtcagcactcagtaaacacagtcctccaggtggatggatggtctgtCAACACACAGTCCTCtaggtggatggatggtctgtCAGCACTCCGTAAACACAGTCCTCtaggtggatggatggtctgtCAGCACTCCGTAAACACACAGTCCTCtaggtggatggatggtctgtCAGCACTCCGTAAACACAGTCctctaggtggatggatggatggtctgtcagcactcagtaaacacagtcctctaggtggatggatggtctgtCAGCACTCAGTAAACACAGTCCACTAGGTGGATGGTCTGTCAGCACTCAGTCCTCtaggtggatggatggtctgtcagcactcagtaaacacagtcctctaggtggatggatggtctgtCAGCACTCAGTCCTCtaggtggatggatggtctgtcagcactcagtaaacacagtcctccaggtggatggatggtctgtcagcactcagtcaacacacagtcctctaggtggatggatggtctgtCAGCACTCAGTAAACACAGTCCACTAGGTGGATGGTCTGTCAGCACTCAGTCCTCtaggtggatggatggtctgtCAGCACTCAGTAAACACCGTCCTCtaggtggatggatggtctgtCAGCACTCAGTCCTCtaggtggatggatggtctgtcagcactcagtaaacacagtcctccaggtggatggatggtctgtcagcactcagtcaacacacagtcctctaggtggatggatggtctgtCAGCACTCCGTAAACACAGTCctctaggtggatggatggatggtctgtcagcactcagtaaacacagtcctctaggtggatggatggtctgtCAGCACTCAGTAAACACAGTCCACTAGGTGGATGGTCTGTCAGCACTCAGTCCTCtaggtggatggatggtctgtcagcactcagtaaacacagtcctctaggtggatggatggtctgtCAGCACTCAGTCCTCtaggtggatggatggtctgtcagcactcagtaaacacagtcctccaggtggatggatggtctgtcagcaatcagtcaacacacagtcctctaggtggatggatggtctgtCAGCACTCCGTAAACACAGTCCTCtaggtggatggatggtctgtCAGCACTCCGTAAACACACAGTCCTCtaggtggatggatggtctgtCAGCACTCCGTAAACACAGTCctctaggtggatggatggatggtctgtcagcactcagtaaacacagtcctctaggtggatggatggtctgtCAGCACTCAGTAAACACAGTCCACTAGGTGGATGGTCTGTCAGCACTCAGTCCTCtaggtggatggatggtctgtcagcactcagtaaacacagtcctctaggtggatggatggtctgtCAGCACTCAGTCCTCtaggtggatggatggtctgtcagcactcagtaaacacagtcctccaggtggatggatggtctgtcagcactcagtcaacacacagtcctctaggtggatggatggtctgtCAGCACTCCGTAAACACACAGTCCTCTAGGTGGATGGATGGGCTGTCAGCACTCAGTCCTCtaggtggatggatggtctgtcagcactcagtaaacacagtcctctaggtggatggatggatggtctgtcagcactcagtaaacacagtcctctaggtggatggatggtctgtCAGCACTCAGTAAACACAGTCCTCTAGGTGGATGGTCTGTCAGCACTCAGTAAACACACAGTCCTCtaggtggatggatggtctgtCAGCACTCAGTCCTCtaggtggatggatggtctgtCAGCACTCCGTAAACACACAGTCCTCtaggtggatggatggtctgtcagcactcagtaaacacagtcctctaggtggatggatggtctgtcagcactcagtcaacacacagtcctctaggtggatggatggtctgtcagcactcagtaaacacagtcctctaggtggatggatggtctgtCAGCACTCAGTCAACACACAGTCCTCTAGGTGGATGGATGGGCTGTCAGCACTCTAGGTGGATGGATGGGCTGTCAGCACTCAGTAAACACAGTCCTCtaggtggatggatggtctgtCAGCACTCAGTCCTCTAGGTGGATGGATGGGCTGTCAGCACTCAGTAAACACACAGTCCTAtaggtggatggatggtctgtCAGCACTCAGTAAACACAGTCCTCTAGGTGGATGGATGGGCTGTCAGCACTCAGTCCTCtaggtggatggatggtctgtCAGCTCTGTCAACACAGTCCTCTAGGTGGATGGATGGGCTGTCAGCACTCAGTAAACACAGTCCTCTAGGTGGATGGATGGGCTGTCAGCACTCAGTAAACACAGTCCTCTAGGTGGATGGATGGGCTGTCAGCACTCAGTAAACACAGTCCTCTAGGTGGATGGATGGGCTGTCAGCACTCAGTAAACACAGTCCTCTAGGTGGATGGATGGGCTGTCAGCACTCAGTAAACACACAGTCCTCTAGGTGGATGGATGGGCTGTCAGCACTCAGTAAACACAGGGACACACAGTTCTATCATTCATCTCATAACTCTGTAGGATAGGTTGACAGCGGGTTTAAACAATGTTCAAATCCTGAACTGCATGTCattcaccaagtctggaaccaacgggaccctgaacagcttctacccacaagacTGCTGAAGAGTTAACCAAATCGCTACCTGGACTAATCTGCATTGACCCCTTTTTTTGCACTAATTACTCCTCAGTAACCACAGCACTACGCGTTGATCTATCTTGTTGCCAAGTCACTTCATCCCTATGTACagatctacctcaattacctgttACCCCAGTACTGGTGCCAAGTcactacatatctacctcaattacctgttACCCcggcacatcaactcagtactgatGCCAAGTCACTACATCCCtacatatatgtacatatctacctcaattacctgttACCCcggcacatcaactcagtactggtgccaagtcactacatatctacctcaattacttgTTACCCcggcacatcaactcagtactgatGCCAAATTAtcgttgtcccccccccctctgcattgttgggaagggcccataagcatttcactgttagtctacacctgttatttacAATGCAGGTGACAAAATCTAAACCATAAAATGTATCATGTATAATTTCTCTTCAGATTATAAATGTTTGGATACGTTGTCCACTTAACAGAAGAACCTGCAACAAAATACAGAATCACACTTTTTAAAGGATAAAATAGGTTTATTTATATAGTCTCATAGTAAAGGTAGGCCTCAACTTGCAAGACAATTGTTGGCAGTATGTACAACATACTTGTAATTTCCAAGGAATGGAATCAGACAAAGATTATTTAGTTTACACTAATCATACCCTAAaatgggggagggaggagagataattGAAAAGACACATTTCCTAGAGACGCAAAAtgcttttctctttttttttcttcttttattttttttttacttggggAGTCGCCGACATTAAAGAGTTCACTGTGTAATTCACAACACCTTGACAGGGACGTCATTTTCTCCTCAAATTGAATAGAAAATGGGAACGACATTGACATTCATATCTATTTCATATCTTTGAAACACAACTACAAGTGACAAATTTGTGAgaatataaaaacattttttgagaACATAAAAACATACAATCAAtgatgttttgtatttatttaaaacaTGGAGATTACTGACTCAGCCACCTAAACTCATTCACTAGTTCAAGCTAAAAGACGGAAGAAATCTAGTCCTTTTTTCCAAAACATCAATGATTTTCTACAAAGGGGATTATATTTGTTTTAATTTCACCGTGTGTCAAAATGGAAAATTAATTCTATGGGCCAGAGGTGGGTTTTTCTTTCAGTTTTAAATCAATATTTAgcttcaaattctttgtggaaaAAAAGTTAATGGTTTTAAATGGGTTTTTTTTTAAAAACGTTTATCCGACGACTCTTCTTGACGTGTGTAAATTCTAAAACAGACAAAGACACAAGAAACTAAATAATATTTCAGCAGTGCTTGGAGGAGTACGCCTCTTCTCTCCGTAGCCTTCCACTGGGAGGAGAGAGTTTTGGATAGTTGACattgctgagagaggagaggaaagggaagagagagcgagaaagggaaaatgtttgttgtttttccttGCACGTTAGGTTCTAAAATcagtgttcttctctctctctccctctctccctctccagcggATGGCGTGATGAAGAGACTTCAGGATAGACAGATCATGAGGGAAGGATTGGAGTCTTCACTATGCAGTGAGAGCACATCCAGAGAAAGAATGTAGTGGGAATTACAGGATAAGTACTGACTACTGGACCAGTACCCGTGCCTGCAGTACCCCTCCACACCAGGCGTGGCACTGTGGGCTAGTCCAGAGTCCTAGCTGGCCTCCACGCGGAGCTTCTTCCTGGGGGCTGGGGGTTCCTCTGGCTCGGACTCGGAGCTGGAGTCAGAGCCTCCGTCGAAAGCGGACACAGCGCTGCCTTTAGGGTTGGTGTACAGGCTGCTGTCTGAAGAACTGTAGCTGGCCTGGAGCTGCGTCGAACCCTTCACCTTCTCCAGGGCACGCACTACAGGGGAAAAGAGaatggggagaaggagaggacagagaaaggaaggaAATAGACAAAGGGAGGAAAAAgaaagaggatggaggagagggagcaaGGGAGAATAAAGAAAAGGGTTGAGAAGATGAAGAGGTAAATGTCAAAGGTCAATGTCCAAATTTGACCCATAAGCAGACAAACACACGCTACAGAAACAAGGTCCATAGGTACGGTCGGTTACAAATCCTACTACAGGAAGAGATGGTCCATAGGTACGGTAGGTTACTAATCCTACTACAGGAAGAGATGGTCCGTAGGTACGGTAGATTCTCCATCATACTACAGGAAGAGATGGTCCGTAGGTACGGTAGATTCTCCATCATACTACAGGAAGAGATGGTCCGTAAGTAAGGTAGATTCTCCATCATACTACAGGAAGAGATGGTCCGTAGGTACGGTAGATTCTCCATCATACTACAGGAAGAGATGGTCCGTAAGTAAGGTAGATTCTCCATCATACTACAGGAAGAGATGGTCCGTAGGTACGGTAGATTCTCCATCATACTACAGGTAGATGGTCCGTAGGTACGGTAGATTCTCCATCATACTACAGGTAGATGGTCCGTAGGTACAGTAGATTCTCCATCATACTCACCTTGCTGCTCCAGCAGTGCGTTCTGCCTCTTCAGGTCGTCGATGTCCTGCTGGTGGGTGTGGTTTTTCCTCCTCATGTACTGGATATAGTCCGTGGCTTTGTCTAGGATCTGAGCTCGCGACGCCTGTTTGATAGATTGCTGTTGGCAACAAAGGGAACACTCAAATATGACAAGGAAAGATGTCAGTGTCCTTATTAAAATCACATTTCCTAGCACAGCTATCATAACAACCTCCCTACACCGACCCCTCTAGCACAGCTATCATAACAACCTCCCTACACCGACCCCTCTAGCACAGCTATCATAACAACCTCCCTACACCGACCCCTCTAGCACAGCTATCATAACAACCTCCCTACACCGACCCCTCTAGCACAGCTATCATAACAACCTCCCTACACCGACCCCTCTAGCACAGCTATCATAACAACCTCCCTACACCGACCCCTCTAGCACAGCTACCGTAACAACCTCCCTACACCGACCCCTCTAGCACAGCTACCGTAATAACTCACTATACTGACGGACCCATCGACCCCTACTGTAATACTACTGCTGTAAATCTAGCTTAAAACAGCTGCCAACCCCCCCAGGCCACGCTGCCGACGCCCCTCCCCCCACCCAGGCCACGCCGCCGACGCCCCTCCCCCCAAGGCCACGCTGCCGACGCCCCCCAGGCTTGGAGAGCAAGGACATTGACAGCCTACCGGGACATTGACAGCCTACCGGGAAAcagtgttaactgccttgttcaggggcaggatgacaaatttttaccttgtcagctcggggattcaatccagcaacttttcggtaactggcccaacactaaccactaggctacctgctgcccaaaTAATCAAGTCTACAAGATCACCAGATAACTCCAAACATTGGTAGTATAGTGTTATTCACCCTGATACTAAAGTCTGTTTCCTGAACCACTTAAGTCAATGGATCCTCCCCTCATATATCACCAATAAAGGCAGACTCAGGAAGATAGACATGCACAACTGGGAACAACTTCCTACTCACAGACATCAACCAACATTGGTGGATAAATGAAGCTGTCTTACTTGGGGGGAAAAAATTGTCACAGTTCGTCCTTCGGCTCTCCCAAAGGCACCGATGTGACAGTAGCTGGGTCTGGCCTGCTAAGATCATTGACTCTATATGAACCAGATCGTAGCTGGGTCTGGCCTGCTCAGATCATTGACTCTATATGAGCCAGATCGTAGCTGGGTCTGGCCTGCTCAGATCATTGACTCTATATGAACCAGATCGTAGCTGGGTCGTGAACTAAGGCAGAATATTCCCTCCAGAGACAGAGTCCATTTTAcggctcctgaccaattgtgcCATTTTGTGCATTTCTTTTAACTGATCACAACTTTTTTTGTACATTATTTTTCCATCATCGTTtgtgaccaaaaagagcttctggatatcagagcagccatcactaacctcgatttgaACCAGGACTTCTACTTCAATGAGTTGGAGGTGAAAGAAATACTGATTATCACTGGCCAGGCTTAAATCCCCGACACTCAGAGTTACGGCGCACTGTATCCCTGACGAGATGACGTCAGAGTGGATACATTTCTTCTACCCTCTGTTCTGGCGAAGTGCAATAactggaaaataaactggatgagctctgtaCATGACTATCCTATCCACACTGCGCTAAAGCTGTCACTTTCAAGgaacgggacactaatccggacgtttctaagaaatcccactatgccctccgacaaaccaacaaacaggcaaagcatcaatacaggactaagattgaatcatactacaccggctctgacagaGTTTGCAAACTATcctggattacaaagggaaacccagccacgagctgcccagtgaagtGAGCCTACCAGAGGAGCAAAataccttctatgctcgcttcgaggctgGCAATACTGAACCATgcataagagcaccagctgttccggaataGTGTGTGATGACGCTCACAGTAGCcaatgtgaggaagacctttaaacagattaacattcacaaggcagccAGGTGGATTTCCAGGACGCATAGAACATGCTCTGACCAGCTGGTGTCgccactgacatttttaacctctcccctttttaacctctccctgtctgtaatacctacatgtttcaaggagaccacctgtccctgtccccataGTCCCTGTCCCCAAGAACGCCAaggcaacctgtctaaatgactatcgccccatagcactcacatcagtaaccatgaaattctttgaaaggctcacatcaacaccatcatcccatgcaccctggacccactccaactcaaatactgccccaacagatcatGCAATCTTTATTTCAGTCCATATTGTCCTCATCCACCTAGACAAAAtgaatacctacgtgagaatgctattcattgacaacagctcagcgttcaacaccatagtgccatccaAGCTCATCcaaaagctaaggaccctgggactaaaaacatccctctgcaacttgatcctggacttcctgatgagccgcctccaggtggtgagggtaggcaacagcaCAACCACCAGGCTGACGCTCAACACAAAggcctctcaggggtgcgtgcttagtcccctcctgtacacccgGTTCACCCACAACTAAGTGGCCATGCACGACTCaaacgccatcattaagtttacaggcaacaatagtggtaggcctgatcaccgacgacgagaggagggaggagatcaGAGTACCGGCAGCTTGGTGCCGACCTCTTCAACGTCAACAAGACAAAAGGAACAAATCATGAACTACAGGAAACTGAGGGCAGAGCCACGCCCCCATCcccatcgatggggctgtagtggagcaggtcgggAGCGTCAAGTTACTCGGTGTGCACATCACTAAGAACCTATCATGGACTCATCAGATACACCGCTGTTACGgtttatcctgttgcctagtcacttacATCCTACTTATATGGACATAgactatatgaccaaaagtatgtggacacctgcttgtctcATTCCAAAAATCACAGGCCattatatggagttggtcccccctttgctggtttaacagcctccactcttctgggaaggctttaaactagatgttggaacattgctgcgtggacttgcttccattcagccacaagagcattagtgaggtcctacacggatgttgggcaattaggcctggctcgcagttggcgttccaattcatcacaaaggtgttcgatggaggcgaggtcagggctctgtgcaggccagtcaaattcgtccacaccgatctcgacaaaccatttctgtatggatctcgctttctGCACGGGGGCacagtcatgctgaaacaggcaagggccttccccaaacatggaagcacagaattgtttaaaatgtcattttatgctgtagcgttacgatttcccttcactggaactaaggggcctagcccgaaccatgaaaaacagccccagaccattattcctcctccaccaaactttacaattggtactatgcattggggtaggtagcgttctcctggcatccgccaaaaacagattagtccgtcggactgccagatggtgaagtgtgattcatcactccagttccactgctccagagtcctatGGCGGCAAGCattacaccattccagccgacacttggcattgcgcatggtgatcttaggcttgtgtgcggctgctcggccatttccgaacagtttggaacttggtagcgAGTGTTGCAACCCGAGTAGACCATTTTTCGACTCGCTATGCAGTCCCACTCTGTGACCTTGGGTGGCCTACTACTTCGGGGCTGAGCCggtgttgctcctagaagtttccacttcataataacagcacttagttgaccggggcagctctagcagggcagagatttgataaactgaaatagccgaatacagtaatttgaaggtgtgtccacatacttttgtgtatatatagtgtttctACCTCATACCCATCGACTCAGTACGAATAACAATGAGACAAATAAAAATATGATTGTTTAATATATGAACCAAAAAAAAAAAGGCGTCAGTGAAATGTCTTGCTTTTTCTTCAGTCTCtgcatcaacaaaaaaaaaaaaatcaaatagtCCAGGCTGAAAGGATTGGCACTCAAAATATAAGCCCTTGAGGCACTACTTGCATCTGTAAACAGGAAGCGACCCAATTTTGTACGATCACGACAATGTAATTTGGCTGGGTCTACCTTGTACATTGACTAACTCGCCAACAGCCATCTGCAATAGCTAGCAGTTCCATCACTTCTATTCGCCCACCTGTCCGAAAGCAATCTTAGTTACCAAGCGACCATAGTGTTATGTTACAccagtgttggtggtggtgggggggtcttGTTTGAAAAGAAAAACAGCCCTCCATGTCAGAGATGTCAAAACAGGAAAAAGCTAAAGGTTTGCACACAACTTCCTGACACTAGCCTGTGTCCCAGTGTTTCTGGTTAGAACACATGTCTGGGTTGCacgctctcttctcctccactctccattccctccctcttccaTGTCATAACTACATATCTATTGAATACATTGAAGTAGCTATATTATCCATGGCATTACCTTTGAAATATGAAGTACAGCAACATTACATCAAACATACATATCATATCAACACATTGCAATGCAATTACATACCCCTATCCCCCTCCCATCTCATTCACTCAGAATGTCAATAACAGGACACACCCAGAGCCATGTACTTCAAGTGTAAGGCTTCTGCATTATGAagcattaacatgacactacaacattctatagcagccatgttggaaccccattaacattgacactacaacattctatagcagccatgttagaaccccattaacatgacactacaacattctataacagccatgttagaaccccattaacatgacactacaacattctatagcagccatgttagaaccccattaacattgacactacaacattctatagcagccatgttagaaccccattaacattgacactacaacattctatagcagccatgttagaaccccattaacatgacactacaacattctataacagccatgttagaaccccattaacatgacactacaacattctataacagccatgttagaaccccattaacatgacactacaacattctatagcagccatgttagaaccccattaacatgacactacaacattctataacagccatgttagaaccccattaacatgacactacaacattctataacagccatg
This genomic interval carries:
- the max gene encoding protein max isoform X10; the encoded protein is MSDNDDIEVDSDEDSSRYHNVQSIKQASRAQILDKATDYIQYMRRKNHTHQQDIDDLKRQNALLEQQVRALEKVKGSTQLQASYSSSDSSLYTNPKGSAVSAFDGGSDSSSESEPEEPPAPRKKLRVEAS
- the max gene encoding protein max isoform X4, yielding MSDNDDIEVDSDEDSSRYHNVADKRAHHNALERKRRDHIKDSFHSLRDSVPALQGEKVGREQSIKQASRAQILDKATDYIQYMRRKNHTHQQDIDDLKRQNALLEQQVRALEKVKGSTQLQASYSSSDSSLYTNPKGSAVSAFDGGSDSSSESEPEEPPAPRKKLRVEAS
- the max gene encoding protein max isoform X5, which translates into the protein MMENLPYLRTISSCSMMENLPYLRTISSCSMMENLPYLRTISSCSMMENLPYLRTISSCSMMENLPYLRTISSCSMMENLPYLRTISSCSRISNLPYLWTISSCMRALEKVKGSTQLQASYSSSDSSLYTNPKGSAVSAFDGGSDSSSESEPEEPPAPRKKLRVEAS
- the max gene encoding protein max isoform X3, giving the protein MSDNDDIEVDSDADKRAHHNALERKRRDHIKDSFHSLRDSVPALQGEKVGREVASLLRDARPSTGTSAGGIVALSDQSIKQASRAQILDKATDYIQYMRRKNHTHQQDIDDLKRQNALLEQQVRALEKVKGSTQLQASYSSSDSSLYTNPKGSAVSAFDGGSDSSSESEPEEPPAPRKKLRVEAS
- the max gene encoding protein max isoform X1, whose product is MSDNDDIEVDSDEDSSRYHNVADKRAHHNALERKRRDHIKDSFHSLRDSVPALQGEKVGREVASLLRDARPSTGTSAGGIVALSDQSIKQASRAQILDKATDYIQYMRRKNHTHQQDIDDLKRQNALLEQQVRALEKVKGSTQLQASYSSSDSSLYTNPKGSAVSAFDGGSDSSSESEPEEPPAPRKKLRVEAS
- the max gene encoding protein max isoform X8, producing the protein MSDNDDIEVDSDADKRAHHNALERKRRDHIKDSFHSLRDSVPALQGEKQSIKQASRAQILDKATDYIQYMRRKNHTHQQDIDDLKRQNALLEQQVRALEKVKGSTQLQASYSSSDSSLYTNPKGSAVSAFDGGSDSSSESEPEEPPAPRKKLRVEAS
- the max gene encoding protein max isoform X2; its protein translation is MSDNDDIEVDSDEDSSRYHNVADKRAHHNALERKRRDHIKDSFHSLRDSVPALQGEKVASLLRDARPSTGTSAGGIVALSDQSIKQASRAQILDKATDYIQYMRRKNHTHQQDIDDLKRQNALLEQQVRALEKVKGSTQLQASYSSSDSSLYTNPKGSAVSAFDGGSDSSSESEPEEPPAPRKKLRVEAS
- the max gene encoding protein max isoform X6, translated to MSDNDDIEVDSDEDSSRYHNVADKRAHHNALERKRRDHIKDSFHSLRDSVPALQGEKQSIKQASRAQILDKATDYIQYMRRKNHTHQQDIDDLKRQNALLEQQVRALEKVKGSTQLQASYSSSDSSLYTNPKGSAVSAFDGGSDSSSESEPEEPPAPRKKLRVEAS
- the max gene encoding protein max isoform X7 encodes the protein MSDNDDIEVDSDADKRAHHNALERKRRDHIKDSFHSLRDSVPALQGEKVGREQSIKQASRAQILDKATDYIQYMRRKNHTHQQDIDDLKRQNALLEQQVRALEKVKGSTQLQASYSSSDSSLYTNPKGSAVSAFDGGSDSSSESEPEEPPAPRKKLRVEAS
- the max gene encoding protein max isoform X9, with protein sequence MMENLPYLRTISSCSMMENLPYLRTISSCSMMENLPYLRTISSCSMMENLPYLRTISSCSMMENLPYLRTISSCSMMENLPYLRTISSCMRALEKVKGSTQLQASYSSSDSSLYTNPKGSAVSAFDGGSDSSSESEPEEPPAPRKKLRVEAS